Genomic window (Microcoleus sp. FACHB-672):
AGTAATTAGTGAGAATACTCATCGTTGATTCGTTAGGTAATTCTGACGAGAATCAGCAGACAATTCAATTAATTCAGACTCTGCCATTTTGCAAACCTGTTGACTTCATCTTCGACTATGCTAATTTGAGGCTGGCTCTTGCTCTAGATTTTGAAAGTCATCCTCAACTTGTAGAATCCTTACAAGTATTGACCAATCCAAAAGAACTGGAAATTGTTGGTGGACGCTTTGGCAGAACCGCGTCAGGACAGTTGGCTACATCCGAATGGAGTGGTCGCTACGGTGAAGCTTGGAATGAATTAAATCGGCAATGCTTCACTAAGTTTATGTCAGCTTTAGGTATGCCCATTATTCATCGGGCTTGGCATAAACAGCAAACTGCTAATGAGGTCGGTTAGAAAGCCGGTAATGACACAGCCGGCAGTGATAAATTAATTGATGTAATTGATTTTGGAATAACTTAGTGTGCATTAATCTACGACATATTGGATTAATTGGCTTGGGACCCCATGCCAGACGAATTTATTATCCGGTTATTGAAAAATACGCTCAATTAAACGGTTTTAATCTTGTTTTTGTTATTGAAGTAGAAGGCAAACAAGAAAGTGTGCAGGCTTTTATAAAAACTCGTAGAATTCAACCATTATCAACTTTTTTTATTAATTCGCTTTTTTCTCAAAACGATATCTTATCTTCGGATTTGCGGGAATTTCTAGACAATTCTATCGAGCAATATAAGCTT
Coding sequences:
- a CDS encoding polymorphic toxin type 43 domain-containing protein translates to MRILIVDSLGNSDENQQTIQLIQTLPFCKPVDFIFDYANLRLALALDFESHPQLVESLQVLTNPKELEIVGGRFGRTASGQLATSEWSGRYGEAWNELNRQCFTKFMSALGMPIIHRAWHKQQTANEVG